Proteins encoded in a region of the Fusarium falciforme chromosome 6, complete sequence genome:
- a CDS encoding Methyltransf-2 domain-containing protein, which translates to MALPSKQEVNDLVNGLAQAAQAYSDAPDLNGYMSRVHVLEKARVLTNALITPDQKPNYHGLNIAELVAIRTFMRLKVLDAIPASGSISLKDLSQATGVQGSLLERMGRVLVASGFLDQTEPDGGEYKHTKFSLAYILDKPAPGHLFLAMYDEWFKHMHNFDDYLVSKGKFEEPQDPLHNPYTAYYKQEGTPVWSIMMQHPERFQTFQTGMSGIDVAIPVTGHFDFSSLKNTAEEEAKGVVELVDVGGGEGLALNKILEAHPDLTPKNCVLQERPEVIRLARRKENLPESVQLVEHDFMEEQPIKGAKAYFMRMILHDYADPTSTRILSRLAEAMSPDSRVLICEMVLPPRVGEADFASAVLDQAVMTMGGKERTEEGFKKILEAAGLELVHTWRVPGVPGGCVEGRLKRAS; encoded by the exons ATGGCCCTCCCTAGCAAACAGGAAGTCAATGACCTTGTGAATGGCCTTGCACAGGCTGCTCAGGCATACTCTGATGCTCCGGACCTTAATGGGTACATGTCACGCGTGCACGTTCTGGAAAAAGCCAGGGTACTCACAAATGCCCTCATCACGCCAGACCAGAAACCAAACTACCATGGCCTCAAT ATCGCAGAGCTGGTCGCCATCCGAACCTTCATGAGGCTCAAGGTCCTCGACGCTATCCCCGCAAGTGGCTCCATATCCCTCAAAGACCTCTCCCAGGCCACCGGCGTGCAAGGCTCTCTCCTCG AGCGTATGGGACGCGTCCTCG TCGCTTCCGGCTTCCTCGACCAGACCGAGCCCGATGGCGGAGAGTACAAGCATACAAAGTTCTCCCTCGCGTACATCCTGGACAAGCCTGCCCCTGGGCACTTGTTCCTCGCCAT GTACGACGAATGGTTCAAACACATGCACAACTTTGACGACTACCTTGTCTCGAAGGGCAAATTTGAAGAACCCCAGGACCCCCTGCACAACCCGTACACTGCCTACTACAAGCAGGAGGGAACTCCTGTCTGGAGCATCATGATGCAACACCCCGAGCGGTTCCAGACCTTTCAGACTGGTATGTCAGGCATTGACGTTGCAATTCCGGTGACTGGTCACTTTGACTTTAGCTCGCTCAAGAATACTGCtgaagaggaggccaaggggGTCGTGGAGCTTGTCGATGTCGGGGGCGGCGAGGGACTGGCTCTTAACAAGATTCTGGAGGCTCACCCTGACCTCACACCCAAGAATTGTGTACTTCAGGAACGCCCAGAGGTTATCCGACTTGCCAGGAGAAAGGAGAACCTCCCTGAAAGCGTCCAGCTTGTCGAACACGACTTCATGGAAGAACAGCCCATCAAAG GTGCTAAAGCCTATTTCATGCGCATGATCCTTCACGATTACGCCGACCCAACCAGTACCCGAATCCTCTCCCGCCTCGCTGAAGCAATGTCCCCCGACTCCCGAGTCCTCATCTGCGAGATGGTCCTACCTCCACGTGTGGGAGAAGCAGACTTTGCTTCTGCTGTCCTTGACCAAGCTGTTATGACCATGGGAGGCAAGGAGCGAACGGAAGAGGGTTTCAAGAAGATTCTGGAGGCTGCCGGTCTCGAACTCGTCCATACCTGGCGCGTTCCCGGGGTCCCTGGTGGGTGTGTAGAGGGGAGACTCAAGAGAGCATCTTGA
- a CDS encoding MYND-type zinc finger protein samB — protein sequence MSIAKHVVSYHDAEYFGQVIDDIARELLAYAEGDEDRAFTIWRPLVEDRELVAEMLGNGLLDAILEEIVARYMPSPCTLGAGRYTYILAVVAAMKVGAIIAPVHFEFAKAFTPHLVSPFHQLQVLTACEEYKNNGKRWIFEAMYARTLSRHRTRGARGDPRLGNGLGHSADELPARHCCSKTCITCGSPKPRIICKGCRIFRYCSKGCLEHDRKLHKETCPTRPYDGSFGAQWYME from the exons ATGTCTATTGCAAAACATGTGGTTAGCTATC ACGATGCCGAGTACTTTGGTCAAGTCATTGACGATATTGCTCGAGAGTTACTCGCCTACGCCGAAGGAGACGAAGACCGGGCCTTTACCATCTGGCGCCCCCTGGTCGAGGACAGGGAGCTTGTCGCCGAGATGCTCGGCAATGGCTTGCTCGATGCCATCCTGGAAGAGATTGTTGCTCGCTACATGCCTTCTCCCTGCACTCTCGGAGCTGGACGCTACACTTACATCctggctgttgttgctgccatGAAGGTTGGCGCCATCATTGCCCCTGTGCACTTCGAATTCGCCAAGGCATTCACACCCCACCTCGTCTCCCCCTTCCACCAACTCCAAGTCCTCACCGCTTGCGAGGAGTACAAGAACAACGGCAAACGCTGGATATTTGAAGCCATGTACGCGAGAACGCTCTCTCGCCACAGGACCCGGGGTGCAAGAGGAGATCCCAGACTTGGAAACGGCCTTGG ACACTCGGCCGACGAACTTCCAGCGAGACATTGCTGCAGCAAGACGTGCATCACCTGCGGGAGTCCGAAGCCCCGTATAATCTGCAAGGGCTGCAGGATCTTTCGGTATTGCAGTAAGGGCTGCCTCGAGCATGATAGGAAGCTTCACAAAGAGACTTGCCCTACGCGGCCATACGATGGCTCTTTCGGGGCGCAGTGGTACATGGAATGA
- a CDS encoding Porphobilinogen deaminase has translation MAAASTAQPLLRIGTRRSNLAMVQAEGIRDSLQNIAPDRTFEIEALKTLGDKDKSTALYSFGAKNLWTTELEEKLTSGEIDVVVHCLKDMPTKLPDTCDLTAIPLRDDPRDALIVKAGLACNSLKTLPEGAVVGTSSVRRSAQLRRLYPHLRFANLRGNVETRLAKVDDPESEYTCMIMSACGLQRVGLGHRITQYLGSKDGGIYHAVGQGALGLEIRKGDTKTLELINRLVDQKSTRACLAERALLRTLEGGCTVPIGVETEWVDESQLLLRMRAIVVSLDGSQSVQDTMDATVQNDDEATALGRDLAARLAKGGASEILKEINANRPPKD, from the exons ATGGCAGCCGCTTCTACTGCGCAGCCACTGCTGCGAATCGGCACCCGAAGGTCTAACCTGGCCATGGTCCAGGCCGAGGGAATTCGTGACAGTCTGCAAAACATTGCGCCCGACCGCACCTTTGAGATCGAGGCTCTGAAGACACTGGGCGACAAGGACAAGTCTACGGCGCTGTATAGCTTTGGGGCTAAGAACTTGTGGACAactgagctggaggagaaaCTTACTTCTGGCGAGATCGACGTCGTTGTTCATTGTCTCAAAG ATATGCCAACCAAGCTGCCCGACACTTGCGATCTGACAGCCATCCCCCTACGGGATGACCCCCGTGATGCCCTCATCGTCAAGGCTGGCCTGGCATGCAACAGCCTTAAGACACTACCTGAGGGTGCTGTAGTTGGCACATCATCGGTGCGACGCTCAGCACAACTTCGACGCCTCTACCCTCACCTGCGCTTTGCCAACCTACGCGGCAACGTCGAAACTCGCCTGGCCAAGGTGGACGACCCCGAGAGTGAGTATACCTGCATGATCATGTCTGCATGCGGCCTGCAGCGAGTTGGTCTCGGACATCGCATCACTCAGTATCTGGGCTCCAAGGACGGGGGGATTTACCACGCAGTTGGCCAGGGAGCTCTCGGACTAGAGATTCGCAAGGGAGACACAAAGACTCTAGAACTTATCAACCGATTGGTCGATCAAAAGTCCACTCGGGCATGTCTTGCGGAGCGTGCCCTCCTACGCACCCTTGAAGGCGGCTGCACCGTTCCCATTGGCGTCGAGACGGAGTGGGTTGACGAGTCGCAACTTCTCCTGAGAATGAGAGCAATCGTTGTGAGTCTTGACGGTTCTCAGAGCGTTCAAGACACGATGGATGCAACAGTGCAGAATGACGATGAGGCCACGGCACTGGGGCGGGATCTGGCCGCGAGACTGGCGAAAGGAGGTGCAAGTGAAATCCTCAAAGAGATTAACGCCAATCGACCACCCAAGGACTAA
- a CDS encoding NACHT domain-containing protein, translating into MADALAIATATTQFTEQTVKIIRLCKKKVYEKVQDGPEEVRVWRSELEQLQTLVEEIKRSPALDSSIHETPALGSDLAIIKTIQSCTSVSTSLCTIFDRFDFHDSEPVSRKTWMAIGGLAKESDIRDLFTQLERLKSTLTLQIQIVNSHANHQQLSQLDQVLEKIGQRPTQTSTEEERCLRALFVTDPTSDRNAIITAKGKRTAGTCEWIISIEGYKTWENTSEPSLLWISGPPGKGKTFVSIFLTQHLEAKVVSSGCTLIYFFCDNKVSTRNTAVNVLRGLMYQLIQRHGRLLSLLMGHWKVQQSGLFSESSFESLWTIFQAMISALIGTSIYCVLDALDECSEASLEPLLCKLKELFNPDKRAGHNVKLVVLSRRHPACLSEALRTFDHVQLDDESHDIELYIQDQVSALSARKGIQDADFLKHIETVFHDRAEGTFLWVSFMVADLNKKSAWEIESSLHQLPRGLGAVYERILDQIKPEDQAVVTKLLTWITLAEVPLSVSELCEALQIEGTEFMNQEDVCKSYIEACGHLLQFTEMDDNRYLGLCRIWNDENIGSLPRVTVIGFVHQSAKDFMLSKSSHPGMMRCHMGGNQGHPSICRRLLQHLIQQVPDHELLEEYSPLESYAALCWSDHMRQLDKASTLVLIRENKEWFVKKSRIRDHVLRYRRRFGSYQIGMPLLHLACYLGLYHLAEHVLDGKLILSRLQIQLAVGKTFKGWLGGKLTPLHLATAGGHQRVVSLLLDRGADPIKPTGGEFSKTPFEYAVQSGHMGIFRQLAKTKKGQGMIQNQVSQQDGGDLLCWAVKSGNEALCDEMIEKYKFNVNATLKAWGWTPLAIAINWGNVHLAQRLIQRHKASTGNHMMLLKAACGGFQLRSDTFSFLVEELQVNINAVDDNGDTLFHAASLYYFAGAKSLRMLETLFALGYNFRAVNNANETTLHSIISRGGLYFSSEQSSRVVAFLVGKARINVNAQDHEGRTALHLAAKGLFEYQYCSEDAKNELRGLSRALLDHGADRTLRDRRGRTAHDYVLDCPSKDRNIDFHEAREAMSETLRDYSTVPVGLR; encoded by the exons ATGGCAGACGCCCTGGCCATCGCAACAGCCACAACGCAATTCACTGAACAAACCGTCAAGATTATTCGATTATGCAAGAAG AAGGTGTACGAAAAGGTGCAAGACGGGCCCGAAGAGGTGCGAGTTTGGAGGTCAGAGCTTGAACAGCTTCAGACCCTCGTGGAAGAGATCAAACGCTCCCCGGCTCTTGACAGTTCTATCCATGAGACTCCGGCCCTCGGGAGTGAcctggccatcatcaagactaTCCAAAGCTGCACATCCGTGAGCACCAGCCTATGTACCATTTTCGATCGATTCGATTTCCACGACTCAGAGCCTGTCAGTCGAAAAACGTGGATGGCCATTGGGGGTCTCGCCAAGGAGTCAGACATCCGAGACTTGTTTACACAACTCGAACGCTTGAAGAGCACGCTCACCCTGCAAATCCAGATAGTCAACTC GCACGCAAACCACCAGCAGTTGTCTCAACTGGACCAAGTGCTTGAAAAGATTGGCCAGAGACCTACCCAGACTAGCACCGAAGAGGAGCGTTGCCTTCGGGCATTGTTTGTCACTGATCCGACAAGTGACCGGAACGCCATAATCACTGCCAAAGGCAAGAGGACCGCCGGAACTTGCGAATGGATCATCTCAATCGAAGGATACAAAACCTGGGAAAACACATCCGAACCGAGCCTTCTCTGGATATCTGGCCCTCCTGGAAAGGGGAAAACATTCGTTTCGATCTTTTTGACTCAGCATCTGGAGGCCAAGGTCGTCTCGTCTGGCTGTACCCTCATCTATTTCTTCTGCGACAACAAAGTATCGACAAGAAACACAGCAGTCAATGTTCTCCGTGGCCTTATGTACCAGCTCATTCAACGCCATGGAAGATTACTGTCACTTCTGATGGGGCATTGGAAAGTCCAACAAAGCGGGCTGTTCTCCGAATCTTCTTTTGAGAGCTTATGGACCATCTTTCAAGCAATGATTTCAGCCCTGATCGGTACATCAATCTACTGTGTACTTGATGCGCTTGATGAGTGTTCCGAAGCTTCTCTGGAACCGCTGTTATGCAAACTCAAGGAGCTATTTAACCCGGACAAGAGGGCAGGACACAATGTCAAACTCGTTGTTCTGAGCAGGCGACATCCTGCATGTCTTTCTGAGGCACTGCGAACCTTCGATCATGTTCAGCTAGACGATGAGAGTCACGATATTGAGTTGTATATTCAAGACCAGGTCTCGGCCCTCAGCGCGAGAAAGGGCATCCAAGACGCCGACTTTCTTAAACACATTGAGACTGTTTTTCACGACCGTGCTGAAGGCACATTCCTCTGGGTCAGCTTCATGGTTGCAGATCTCAATAAGAAATCGGCCTGGGAGATTGAATCTTCCTTGCATCAGCTTCCTCGCGGTCTCGGCGCAGTATATGAACGAATATTGGATCAAATCAAACCTGAAGATCAGGCAGTGGTAACCAAATTGCTGACCTGGATCACCCTAGCCGAGGTGCCATTGTCGGTCTCAGAGCTTTGTGAGGCGCTTCAGATCGAGGGCACAGAATTCATGAATCAAGAAGACGTGTGCAAGAGCTACATTGAAGCCTGCGGCCACCTACTTCAATTCACTGAGATGGACGATAACAGATACCTTGGCTTATGTCGCATTTGGAACGACGAGAACATTGGATCGCTGCCGCGAGTGACCGTTATTGGTTTCGTTCACCAAAGTGCAAAGGACTTCATGCTTTCAAAGTCATCACATCCTGGGATGATGAGATGTCATATGGGCGGGAATCAAGGCCACCCATCCATTTGCCGACGTTTGCTTCAACACCTCATCCAGCAAGTGCCTGATCATGAGTTATTGGAGGAGTACTCGCCACTCGAATCTTATGCTGCGTTGTGCTGGTCTGACCACATGAGACAACTGGACAAGGCGTCAACTCTTGTGCTCATCAGAGAAAACAAGGAGTGGTTTGTCAAGAAATCTCGCATCAGGGATCATGTGCTACGCTACAGGCGTCGGTTCGGCTCCTACCAAATTGGAATGCCACTTTTACATCTTGCCTGCTATTTGGGGCTATACCACCTTGCAGAACATGTTCTTGATGGAAAATTGATCCTTTCTCGGCTGCAAATACAACTGGCAGTCGGCAAAACATTCAAGGGATGGCTAGGGGGAAAACTGACTCCACTTCACTTGGCAACCGCCGGGGGCCATCAACGAGTTGTGTCACTGCTCCTGGACCGCGGAGCGGATCCGATCAAGCCAACTGGGGGGGAGTTCTCCAAAACCCCCTTTGAATATGCCGTGCAGAGCGGACACATGGGCATCTTTCGTCAATTGGCTAAAACGAAGAAGGGCCAAGGAATGATTCAAAACCAGGTGTCGCAACAGGATGGCGGGGACCTGCTATGTTGGGCTGTGAAATCCGGGAACGAGGCTCTTTGCGATGAAATGATTGAGAAGTACAAGTTCAACGTCAATGCCACACTCAAAGCTTGGGGGTGGACACCACTGGCCATTGCCATTAATTGGGGTAATGTCCATCTTGCGCAGAGGCTGATCCAACGGCACAAGGCTTCGACAGGCAATCACATGATGCTCCTCAAAGCTGCTTGCGGGGGATTTCAATTGCGCTCCGACACTTTCAGCTTTCTTGTTGAAGAATTGCAAGTAAACATCAACGCCGTGGACGACAATGGGGACACACTCTTTCATGCCGCGTCGCTTTATTATTTCGCTGGAGCCAAGTCGTTGAGAATGTTGGAAACCCTCTTTGCGCTGGGCTACAATTTCCGCGCCGTCAACAATGCGAATGAAACAACTCTTCACTCTATAATTTCCAGAGGTGGACTGTATTTTAGTAGTGAGCAATCATCACGGGTTGTTGCATTCCTCGTTGGAAAGGCGCGGATTAACGTCAACGCGCAGGACCACGAGGGGCGGACTGCATTGCATTTGGCTGCAAAAGGGCTGTTTGAATATCAGTACTGCAGTGAAGACGCCAAGAACGAACTTCGGGGACTTTCCAGGGCACTTCTAGATCATGGAGCAGACCGAACTCTCAGGGATAGACGTGGGAGGACGGCCCACGACTACGTCCTGGACTGCCCATCCAAGGACCGCAATATTGACTTCCATGAGGCACGAGAGGCAATGTCAGAGACTCTCCGAGACTACTCGACGGTCCCAGTGGGCCTGAGGTAG